The Myxococcales bacterium genome window below encodes:
- a CDS encoding glycosyltransferase, translated as MSPLAESQQRTERPRYGIYLSARNMGSRERLLLAVARALVARGGQVDILAAGAETTLRDALAADPMPNLRLIDLAPRGWPAPHKLRVALTIPRLARWIDECRPAVLLGTSVPPNLACIAATRWAQHSPQVVLRQSNTLRIDHHARYGGLRRRPRDLLVPRFYSRAQVIIAVASEVADNLSTLGIETPIEVIPNAVEIAFAAQRAREEPDHPWLAERDRPTLIQIGRLVAKKDQLTLLDAFAKVVRDRPARLLVYGEGPMRRTLEHRIAALGIGEHVALPGFTPNPFAAIARADLFVLSSISEGMPSALIEALACGTPAISTDCPSGPAEILQGGKIGRLVEVGNAEALAQAMLDTLDAPPEADTLRRRAADFGFDQIVQRYVGVLE; from the coding sequence ATGAGCCCGCTCGCTGAGTCTCAGCAGCGAACGGAACGGCCGCGCTACGGCATCTATTTGAGCGCCCGCAACATGGGCAGCCGGGAACGACTTTTGCTGGCCGTTGCACGGGCTCTGGTCGCGCGCGGAGGCCAGGTGGACATCCTGGCTGCGGGGGCCGAAACGACCCTGCGCGACGCACTCGCCGCCGATCCAATGCCCAATTTGCGACTGATCGATCTGGCTCCGCGCGGATGGCCCGCACCTCACAAGCTGCGCGTTGCACTGACGATTCCTCGCCTCGCGCGCTGGATCGATGAGTGCCGGCCAGCGGTCCTGCTCGGAACCTCGGTGCCCCCCAATCTCGCTTGTATCGCCGCCACGCGTTGGGCGCAGCACAGTCCACAGGTCGTGCTGCGCCAGAGCAACACGCTGCGGATCGACCATCACGCTCGCTACGGCGGACTGCGTCGTCGACCGCGCGATCTTCTCGTGCCGCGGTTCTACTCCCGCGCGCAGGTGATCATCGCAGTGGCAAGTGAAGTCGCAGACAATCTTTCTACGCTGGGAATCGAAACCCCCATCGAGGTCATTCCGAACGCGGTCGAAATTGCCTTCGCGGCGCAACGCGCTCGCGAGGAGCCGGATCACCCATGGCTCGCGGAACGCGACCGACCCACTTTGATTCAAATCGGACGACTCGTGGCAAAAAAGGATCAACTCACGCTGCTCGACGCATTCGCCAAGGTCGTGCGCGATCGGCCAGCTCGGTTGCTGGTCTACGGAGAGGGCCCGATGCGTCGCACCCTCGAACACCGGATCGCAGCGCTCGGTATTGGAGAGCACGTCGCCCTCCCCGGCTTTACGCCGAACCCCTTCGCCGCCATCGCACGAGCCGACCTCTTCGTGCTTTCATCGATTTCCGAGGGCATGCCGAGCGCGCTGATCGAGGCCCTCGCCTGCGGAACCCCAGCGATCAGCACTGATTGCCCAAGTGGCCCCGCCGAAATCCTGCAAGGCGGCAAGATCGGCCGCCTGGTTGAAGTCGGAAACGCCGAGGCATTGGCCCAGGCGATGCTCGATACCCTCGACGCGCCGCCGGAGGCTGACACACTGCGGAGACGGGCGGCGGATTTTGGTTTTGATCAGATTGTGCAGCGGTATGTGGGCGTGTTGGAATAA